The window GTACTGGTGGAGACATCATCATTAAGACGAAATCGTTGAATCTCATAAATGGCGGGCAAATTTCAACAAGAACATTTCTAGCAGGGCAAGCTGGCGATATTATTATTGATGCTAGTAATGAATTAAATGTATTAGATTTCTCTCCTGAATTCCCAATATTTTTTAGTAATATAAGTAGTGCTACATTTAGCTCAGGCGCATCGGGTGAGGTCAGCATTTCTACTGATCAACTCCTGGTGACAAACGGCGGCGTCATCGGGTCTGCAACATTTGGCCCTGGCTCTGGTGGAAGTGTAAATATTTTGGCAACAGATATTCGTTTAGCTGGTATTTTACCTTTTTTCTTGTTCCCGAGTTCAATCAATGCTGCTACCTTTGGTCCAGGTGATGCTGGAGAGTTGACGATTAATGCCAATACCCTGTCATTGTTCGATAGTTCAAGGATTGGAACCTCTACTGTAGGAACGGGTAATGCGGGTACTGTAAATATTGATACTTCTGAATCTATATTCATAAGCGGTTCAAATCCCATTTCCCCTAATCCTAGTCTAATTGATTCGTCTGCCAGTATTACTGGACCTACCTTTGAAGATCAGCTTGGAGCTTTGCCAGTGCCCCTAGGTAACGCAGGAGGCTTAAATATTAGTACAAAAAATCTTTCTGTTGTTGATGGAGCTTTGATAAGTGTTAATAACGATGGTCTTGGTAATGCCGGGAATATAAACCTAGAAGCAGATTTCTTGAAACTTAGTAGTAGAGGAGAAATTTCCGCTTCTACCGAGTCTGGGAATGGCGGTAATATTCGGCTTCAGAGTGAGCTTTTAAGTCTTGACGATAGTATCATTTCTGCCTCGGCCAAAGGGCTTGGACTGGGAGGGAATGTCGCAATCAACTCATCATTGATTGTAGGTATCGGAGAAAGCCGTATTTCGGCAAATGCTGAACAAAGTGTGGGTGGTCGGATTCGTATTGATACCCTGAGTGTGTTTGGCGAAAATCTTACGATAACAGCAACTTCTGACCTGGGGTCTCAATTCGATGGTCAAGTAGAAATTGATGTTGAGGATAGGCCCGTCCTTGTAGATCAGGTTGAAATTCAA is drawn from Acaryochloris thomasi RCC1774 and contains these coding sequences:
- a CDS encoding S-layer family protein, with the translated sequence MLLVQSFGDRPSGDIQVKAIEKLNLLNIAEDGRFSGPVITAIVENQDDARIASTFLTDNLGNSTGGDIIIKTKSLNLINGGQISTRTFLAGQAGDIIIDASNELNVLDFSPEFPIFFSNISSATFSSGASGEVSISTDQLLVTNGGVIGSATFGPGSGGSVNILATDIRLAGILPFFLFPSSINAATFGPGDAGELTINANTLSLFDSSRIGTSTVGTGNAGTVNIDTSESIFISGSNPISPNPSLIDSSASITGPTFEDQLGALPVPLGNAGGLNISTKNLSVVDGALISVNNDGLGNAGNINLEADFLKLSSRGEISASTESGNGGNIRLQSELLSLDDSIISASAKGLGLGGNVAINSSLIVGIGESRISANAEQSVGGRIRIDTLSVFGENLTITATSDLGSQFDGQVEIDVEDRPVLVDQVEIQQPRTNTVKLACSPDSSSGQSSFSMQSSGGLAAQPRNFSQTLPIASKKAAEPQLSFSAPFIVDKESGKKVFLVEPSGFHRQSDGTRCLGYIGTENNAKAVTL